The following are from one region of the Streptomyces tuirus genome:
- the cysC gene encoding adenylyl-sulfate kinase — translation MTSGATVWLTGLPSAGKTTIAYELAGRLREEGHRVEVLDGDEIREFISAGLGFSREDRHTNVQRIGFVAELLARNGVLALVPVIAPYQDSREAVRKRHQANGTGYVEVHVATPVEVCSERDVKGLYAKQAAGELTGLTGVDDPYEAPESPDLRIESQNQTVQESAASVFALLTERGLA, via the coding sequence GTGACGTCCGGAGCCACCGTCTGGCTCACGGGTCTGCCGAGCGCCGGCAAGACCACGATCGCCTACGAACTGGCCGGCCGGCTCCGCGAGGAGGGCCACCGGGTCGAGGTGCTCGACGGCGACGAGATCCGCGAGTTCATCTCGGCGGGCCTCGGCTTCAGCCGCGAGGACCGGCACACCAACGTGCAGCGCATCGGTTTCGTCGCCGAGCTGCTCGCCCGCAACGGCGTGCTGGCCCTCGTCCCGGTCATCGCGCCCTACCAGGACAGCCGGGAGGCGGTGCGCAAGCGCCACCAGGCGAACGGCACCGGGTACGTCGAGGTGCATGTCGCGACGCCCGTCGAGGTGTGCAGCGAGCGTGACGTGAAGGGTCTGTACGCCAAGCAGGCCGCCGGTGAGCTCACCGGACTCACCGGGGTCGACGACCCGTACGAGGCGCCCGAGTCGCCCGATCTGCGCATCGAGTCGCAGAACCAGACCGTGCAGGAGTCCGCGGCTTCCGTGTTCGCCCTGCTGACCGAAAGGGGACTGGCATGA
- the cysD gene encoding sulfate adenylyltransferase subunit CysD: MTTVATVSEETGSPYALSHLDALESEAVHIFREVAGEFERPVILFSGGKDSIVMLHLALKAFRPASVPFSLLHVDTGHNFPEVLDYRDRTVDKHGLRLHVASVQDYIDRGVLKERPDGTRNPLQTLPLTEKIQAEKFDAVFGGGRRDEEKARAKERVFSLRDEFSQWDPRRQRPELWNLYNGRHAPGEHVRVFPLSNWTELDVWQYIAREGIELPEIYYAHEREVFARSGMWLTAGEWGGPKDGETVEKRLVRYRTVGDMSCTGAVDSEADTIEKVIVEIAASRLTERGATRADDKMSEAAMEDRKREGYF; the protein is encoded by the coding sequence ATGACGACCGTCGCCACCGTTTCCGAGGAGACCGGCAGTCCGTACGCGCTGTCGCACCTCGACGCCCTCGAGTCCGAGGCGGTGCACATCTTCCGCGAGGTGGCGGGCGAGTTCGAGCGGCCGGTGATCCTCTTCTCCGGCGGCAAGGACTCCATCGTCATGCTGCACCTGGCGCTGAAGGCCTTCCGGCCGGCGTCGGTGCCGTTCTCGCTGCTGCACGTGGACACCGGGCACAACTTCCCCGAGGTCCTCGACTACCGCGACCGCACGGTCGACAAGCACGGGCTGCGGCTGCACGTCGCCTCCGTGCAGGACTACATCGACCGCGGTGTGCTCAAGGAGCGCCCGGACGGCACCCGCAACCCGCTGCAGACGCTGCCGCTGACCGAGAAGATCCAGGCGGAGAAGTTCGACGCCGTCTTCGGCGGCGGCCGCCGCGACGAGGAGAAGGCCCGGGCCAAGGAGCGGGTGTTCTCCCTGCGCGACGAGTTCTCCCAGTGGGACCCGCGCCGGCAGCGCCCGGAGCTGTGGAACCTGTACAACGGCCGGCACGCGCCCGGTGAGCACGTCCGGGTGTTCCCGCTGTCCAACTGGACCGAGCTGGACGTGTGGCAGTACATCGCCCGCGAGGGCATCGAGCTGCCGGAGATCTACTACGCGCACGAGCGCGAGGTCTTCGCCCGCAGCGGCATGTGGCTGACCGCCGGCGAGTGGGGCGGGCCGAAGGACGGCGAGACCGTGGAGAAGCGGCTCGTGCGCTACCGGACCGTGGGTGACATGTCCTGCACGGGCGCGGTGGACTCCGAGGCCGACACCATCGAGAAGGTGATCGTCGAGATCGCCGCCTCCCGGCTGACCGAGCGCGGCGCCACCCGCGCCGACGACAAGATGTCCGAGGCGGCGATGGAAGACCGCAAGCGCGAGGGGTA